Below is a genomic region from Ruania alba.
CTTCTCATCACCGGCGCCCCCGAGGCCACTGCCCTCGACCTGCCACCTCGCACCGAGGTGCTCGCCTTGCCCACCGTAGGCAAGGACAGCGACGGCGGCTATGCAGCCGGAGCGTTCGGGCTCGCCCTGAGCGAGGTGCTGAGGTTGCGCAGCCGCGTCATCTGGGCCGCGATCCGGTCCTTCGCACCGGACCTGCTGGTCGTGGACAAGGTGGCGCGTGGACTGGGGGGTGAGCTCGACCGCACCCTCCGCAAGCTCGCCCGCAGCACTCGCCACCGGACGCAGGTGGTGCTCGGTCTGCGAGATGTGCTGGACGCGCCGACGGTGGCACGCCGTGAATGGCGCGAGCAGGGAGCCACCGCGGCCGTTCTCGGCTATTACGACCAGGTGTGGGTGTACGGCGATCCGGCGGTGTACGACCCGATCGCCGAGTGCGGTCTGCCGGTGGGGGTCGCCCAACGCGCTCGATTCACCGGTTACCTGGCCTCCGGCCGCGGACGAGGGCTGCACCGCGCCGAAGCCGCCGAGGTGAACGCGGCCCCGGTGCCACCCGGGAACTATGTGCTCTGCATGGTGGGCGGTGGGCAGGACGGTGCTGAGCTTGCCCGCTCCTTCGTTCGTTCGCCACTACCGCTCGGGCATCTCGGAGTGCTCGTCTCAGGTCCGTACTTGCCGCCGGCCGCACGCGCCGAGATCGAGCGGATCGCCGCCGAGCGCGTCGAGATGACCGTGTACAGCTTCGTTCCGAACACACAGGAGTTGATCGACGGGGCGCGGGCCGTGATCACGATGGGTGGCTACAACACGGTCTGCGAGGCGCTGTCCGGATCCGCACCCGCTCTGGTGGTGCCCCGAGAACGTCCTCGTGCCGAACAACTGGTGCGCGCTGAGCGCCTCCACGCCATCGGAGCCCTCGACATGCTCCCAGCAGACGACGCTGACCCGGTCGGCCTCGGACGCTGGTTGGCCACGGCCGTCGATCGCCCACCGCAGCCTCGTCGGCGCATCGACCTCGATGGCCTGCGCGCCGTCCCCACCCTCGCCCAGTCCCTCCTCAACCGTCCGGAGCTCCTCGATGTCCTTGCATGAGCGTGGCGAACCCCGCATCGGGTACGTGCTGAAGATGTACCCCCGGTTCTCCGAGACCTTCATCCTTAATGAGGTACTCGCACTCGAGGATCTCGGTGTCGACCTGGAGATCTTCTCCCTCCGCCCACCGGCGGACGGACGCTTCCACGAAGCACTGGCTCAGGTGCACGCACCCGTGAGCTACCTCCCGCACCACCTGCGTTCGGCCGAGCTATGGCGTGTGTTCGGCCGAGCCCGCTCGAGCATCCCGGACCTGTTCGCCCACCTGGACGACCTGCTGGATGCCTCTCCGGATGAGGCAGCCGCCGCCGTCGAGCTGGCCGTCCAGGTGCGCCATCGAGCGATCACGCATCTGCACGCGCACTTCGGTTCGGTCGCCACCACGGTGGCGAGACTGGCCGCGCGCATCACCGGGATCGGGTACAGCTTCACCGCCCACGCCAAGGACATCTTCCACGAGGAGGTCGACCACGCGGACCTGCGTCGCAAGCTCGCAGAGGCCGAGTTCGTGGTGACCGTCTCCGACTACAACCTCCGATACCTGCAGGAACGCTTCGGCGCTGACGCCGACCGTGTGGTGCGGATCTACAACGGCCTGGACCTGCGTTCATTCGCCTACCGGCCGCGGACAGGGGAAGCAGAGCTGGTCGTGGTGGCCGTCGGCCGGCTGGTGGAGAAGAAGGGCTTCGTGCACCTGATCGACGCCATCGCGATCCTTGCTCACCAGGGCGCGCCAATGCGGCTGGAGATCGCCGGGACCGGGCCCGAGGAGGCTGCCCTGCGAGCTCGGGTCGAGGAACATGGCCTCAACGAACGCGTGACGTTCCATGGACCGCTCCCGCAGCACCAGGTAGCGGATCTGCTGGCCCGGGCAGCAGTGTTCGCCGCCCCCTGCGTGATCGGAAGCGACGGCAATCGGGACGGGTTGCCCACGGTCGTGCTCGAGGCACTCGCTCTCGGCACCCCATGTGTGGCCACCCCGGTGACCGGGATGTCCGAGGCTGTGCTGAATGACCAGACCGGACTGCTGGTCCCGGAGGCGGACCCGGATGCGCTCGCAGGTGCGCTGCAGCGGCTTCTCGATGACACCCCGAGTGCGCGGCGATTCGCCGAGGCGGGCCGGCGGCTGGTCGAGGACCGCTTCGATGCCCGTCGCAACGCAGGAGAACTGCGGCGGTTGATGGCCGCACACCACCAGCGACCCATCGGTGCCGAGGCCAAGGTGGGGGTGCGGTGATGCGTCGCGTCGTCTACGTGTGCACCGACCCGGGGATACCGGTGTTCGGGTCCAAGGGCGCGTCCGTCCACGTCCGGGCGGTCCTGCGCCGGCTGGTCGCGGCAGGCCTGGAGGTCGACCTGATCACCCCACGCACCGGGGGAGATGCGCCGCCAGATCTGGCTCAGGTGCGGGTACATCTGCTGCCGCAGGTGGTGGGTGCGGACCCGGCCGACCGGGAACGATCCGCGCAGGCCAGCGAGGCGGGCGTTGCCGCACTCCTGGACACGATCGCCGACGACGGTCCGATCGACCTCGTCTACGAGCGCTACGCCCTGTGGGGCCGTACCTCCAGCGCATGGGCGCAGCGCCGGGGTATTCGGAGCATCCTCGAAGTCAACGCCCCCTTGGTGCACGAACACGCCGATCATCGTGGTCTGGTCCATCGCGACGGCGCCGAGCAGGTGGCACGCCAAGCGATCGGACGAGCCGGCGCCGTGGTGTGCGTAACCGAGTCGGTGGCCCGATGGGCACGGTCGTGCACACCGACGCCGGAACGTGTGCAGGTAATCGCCAACGGGGTGGACACCCACCGGATCACGCCGAGCCCGGCGCCTCCCGTGCCGGCGGCTACGGACCCGTTCACGGTCGGTTTCGTCGGCACGCTCAAACCGTGGCACGGCGTTGATGTGCTCATCGACGCCATGGCGCTGTTGATCCATACCGATCCCAGCTACCGGTTGCTCGTGGTCGGCCACGGTCCGCAGGCCGCAGCGCTTGCCGAACGTGCCCGTGGGCGCGCCATCACCGGGGCCGTGGAGTTCACGGGTGCCGTGGATCCGGACGAGATCGCCGCCATGCTGCGCCGGATGGCGGTGGCCACTGCGCCATATCCGCCGATGCGGGACTGCTACTTCTCGCCGCTGAAGGTGCAGGAGTACCTCGCTGCCGGGGTCCCGGTCGTTGCCAGCAGGATCGGGGTGCTGCCCGAAGTGCTCGATGATGGGCGGCTCGGCGAGCTGGTGGCACCGGGGGATCCCGACGAGCTGGCCGGCGCCATCGCGTCGCTACGCGCTGATGCCGGACGCCGCGCCCAACTGCGCCGGGACGCTGTGCAGGCTGCACGGGCCCACGACTGGGACCACGTCGTTCGCCGGGCCGTGGGTCTGGTGGGTCTGACGCTACCCGTGCGGAGGGACGACGATGCCCTCGTCTGATCGCCGAAGTATGCGGCGTTCGCTGCACGGGCTGCGTCGCACGGCCGGCTACCTGAAACCGCACCTGCGCGCTGAACGGACTCTGCTGTTCGGTGGCTCAGCAGCGCTGTTCGCCGAGGTAGCGATGCGGTTGCTGGAACCGTGGCCGCTGAAGTTTGTTCTCGACGGCGTGATCGCTGCAAGCGGCGCCCGGATCGGGCTCGACGCTCCGGACAACCTGCCGATGGTGCTCGTCCTCGCCTGTGTGGCGCTCCTGGTCATCGTGACCCTGCGCGCGGTGGCGGCCTATCTGATGACCCTGTGCTTCGCCCTCGCCGGGAATCGGCTGCTGACGGCGATGCGGGAGCAGGTCTACGCTCACCTGCAGACGCTGTCGATGGCCTTCCACGACAACGCCCGAACCGGTGACCTCGTGACCAGGGTGACCTCCGACGTCGGACGGTTGAAGGAGGTGGGCGTCACTGCGGCACTGCCCTTGCTGGGCAATGTCATCACGATGGTCACGATGCTGGGTGTGGTGGCCGTGCTCGACTGGCAGCTGGCTCTGGTGATGCTCGCCGTGCTCCCCCTCTTCGTGCTGACCGGTGCACGCCTGTCCCGCAAGATCACCGGGGTCTCACGCACACAGCGCAAGGCGGAGGGTGCGTTGGCCTCGTTGGCCGCCGAGACGCTGGCGGCCATGCGGGTGGTGCAGTCGTACTCCCTCGAGGACCGGATGCAGGCCGCCTTCGCGAGCAACAACGTGAAGACCCTCAAGGACGGTGTCAAGGCGAAGAAGCTCTCCGCCGGGCTCGAACGACGCACCGATGTGCTCGTCGGGATCGCCACCGCCGGAGTCCTCTACCTCGGCGCCACCCGGGTACTCGCCGGAGCGCTCACCCCCGGCGAGCTGGTGGTCTTCCTCACCTACCTCAAGGCTGCGTTCAAACCGATGCGGGACCTGGCGAAGTACACCGGCCGGATCGCCCAGGCCGCAGCCTCGGGGGAGCGGTTGGTCGACCTCCTCGAGGAACGGCCGCGGGTGGTGAACCAGCAATGGGCGCGGTCGGCGCGACCGTTCCTGGGCGATATCCAGTTCACGGACGTGTGGTTGTCGTACACCACCGGGCACCCCGTGTTGCGCGGGCTGAATCTGCGGATCCGTGCCGGGGAGCGCGTCGCCGTCGTCGGTCCCTCGGGGGCGGGCAAGTCGAGCGTGGCCATGCTGCTCTCCCGGTTGCGGGACCCGGACTACGGCCAGGTCCGCATCGACGGCCACGACCTGCGTGACCTCACCATGGAGTCCGTGCGCCCGCAGATCGCGATCGTGTTGCAGGAGAGTCTGCTGTTCGCCATGTCGATCCGGGAGAACATCGCCCATGGGGCGTGCGACGTCACCGACGAGGAGATCGAGCGTGCAGCCCGGCTCGCGGGTGCCCATGAGTTCATCACCGCACTCCCGGACGGGTATGACACGGTTGTCGGCGAGCGAGGCGCCACCCTTTCCGGGGGGCAACGGCAACGCATCGCCATCGCCCGTGCTGCGGTGCGAGATGCTCCGATCGTCGTGCTCGACGAGGCCATGACCGGGTTGGACCAGGACACCGAGCAGGAAGTCCTCGCCGCCATGGACCGCCTCACCGACGGGCGCACCACCATCGTCATCACTCACGACCTCGCGGCCGCGCAGAACGCTGACCGAGTCATCTGGATCGACGGGGGCCTGGCGACCGATCACGGCCCGCCGAGCCAGGTGCTCAGCCGGCACGCCGGCGAACCTGGTGTGATCAGCGGCCCCCATCGCCGAGACCCGCGAGAGGCCTATCGTGCTGTGCGACGCTGACCGAGCACTGATCGCCCGCGAAACCGATCTGCCGGCCCTGGCCACTGTGCTCGACCCCGAACGTCTCCAGTCCTGGCTCGGTGACCGGCTCGGCGTCGAGATCCACGCGCAGATCAGGTACCTGCGGTACAAACCTGGCACGAGTTGCGTGGCGGCCGTGCAGGTATCGGGGCCGAGCACGTGCCGCACCATGGTGGTCACTGCGTACGCCTCGGGAGGCTTCCGCAAGCTGGCCAAGTCGGTGAACCGTGCTCCCGCCGGAGCCCTCCTGGCGATGGATCCGAGTCTTTCAGCCCTCGTGGCCGCCCCGGCCGCGGACCGCGACCTGCCGGCCCTGCGGCTGTTGAGCGACGACAGGCTGCGGCCGATGTTGCTGCGCAGAGTCTGGGGGCAGCACGCGCAGGTGGAAGGGACGTCACTGCGTGAGCTCGCCTACAAACCGCAACGGCGGTGGGTGGGCCGGCTGGAGATGGCCTCGGGGCCGGTCCTGGTACGGGCGTACCGCCGCGGCGATCTGGAAGCCGCCGCTGCGCGGATCCAGGCGCTCGCCGGCGCGCCCGCGCGAACCCCCCGGCTCCTGGGAACCGACCGCCGCCGCGGTTTCGCCGCGGTGGAGTTTCTCCCCGGCGATGCCGTGCCGGCAGTCCCGGATCGCGCCTCCCTTGCTGCCGCGGGGCGGGTGCTGGACACGTTGCATGGGCACCCCGCGAACCTCCCCAGGCACGACGCCCGCACCGATCGGGCAGCACTGAACGCCGTGGTCCGCCAGCTCGGCATCGTTCTGCCTGAGATCGGTGAGGAGGTAGTCGACGTCGCGCACCGCACGGCCGACGAACTGCGCGAGGACGTCCCGAGCGTCTCCCTGCATGGTGATCTCTCCCTGGATCAGGTGATCATCGACGGCGGTGAGGCAGGCCTGATCGACCTGGACCACGCCTGCACCGGGCCGGCCGAAGCCGATCTGGCGAGCCTGCTCGCCGATGCCCACGTACGAGGGGCAGGAGACGTGACCGACCTCTTCGGCGGGGTGGTGGCCGGGTACCGGCGCCCCCTCGACACCGATCGACTCGCCACGTACACCGCGCTACAGCTGTTGCGACGTGCCGCGGAACCGTTCCGCAGGCGGGAAGAGGAGTGGCCCGAGCGGACCCGCCGAGTGGTCGATTCGGCGGCCCGCGTGCTCCGCGGCGGCATCACCGCGTTGGAGGCGGCGAAGTGAACGAGGCACTGGTGAGCACCGAACTGCTGCTGCCGAGGCTCGATCGGGACCTGCGCTCTCGTGGCCTGACCCTCGTGCGGGCGATGCCCCGCGATACCGGCCACGCACTCCTCGAGGTCCGGGACCAGGCGGGCGTATCGATGGCAGGCCAACTCTTCGCCGATCCGGCACGCGCACGACGAGTGGCGGCTGGAACCGCGCCCGGTTCCGGCTTGGTCTCGACCGTGGGTGAACTGGCGGTGGTGCAGCGAGATGGTGCCGATCGCCGGATCGGGGCCGCAGGCCCAGCAGCGGAGCCCGGTGCACGACTGGTGGCGCATCGCCCCGAACGTCGTGCCGTGATCGAGCAGCGCCGCGGTTCGGCCACCGTCTACGTCAAGGTGGTTCGCCCCGGACGCCTGGACGCGGTGCCGTGGGTCTCGGAGCACCTTCACCGTGCGGGAGTGCGAGTGCCGCAGGTGCTCGCCCACGACTCGACCAGTCTGACCATGGCAGCGCTACCCGGAGCCACCCTGCACGCTGTGCTCGGTACGCCGCAGACATCCACCACAGCGGCGTATCGGGCGGGGAGAGCGGTGGGCCGTGCGATCCGTCGTCTGCACGATGTGCCGGTGCCCGGCAGCGGGCCCGTCCGGCACGACCACGCCGCGGAGGTGGAGGTGACCCGGCGCTGGATCGGGCTCGCACGGGCCTACGGTGTGCTGCCGTCGGTACCGACGCAGCTCGGGGCGAGTGCGGGTTCTCTCACCGAGGCGTCCGAACCGGTATTGCTGCACCGGGACCTGCACGACAAGCAGGTCGTCATCGACGGCTCCGACGTCGGCCTGCTCGACCTGGACCTGCTCGCCGTCGGAGATCCGGCGCTCGATGTGGCGAATCTTCTCGTGCACCTGGAGTTGCGGGTCGGCCAAGGTCACACGTCCGCGGCGCTCGCGCGTTCGTGCGGGACCGGCCTGCTCCGCGGATACCGGATCAGCGAGGCGGTGCACCGCAGACTGCCGGTATACGCGCAGCTCACCAGGCTGCGGCTCCTGGCCGTCTACGCCTTCCGGCCCGCGGGCCGGAAGGCTGCGCGCCAGGTGCTGACCGAGCCATGGCGCTGGTGACTGCGCACTGTTGACCCCGCACGGCCGACGCGAGGTCGCAGCGCCCCTGGGACGGGCTACCTCGCGTCGGCGGTCCGGCCTCAGGCCGACCTACTCCAGGGTGACGCTCACCCCACCGGAGAAGGCGGAATCATGCAGCTCGATACCCGCAGGCGTGGCATCGGCCGGGACATCGAAGACGATGATGCCTTCGAGTGTGTTCCCCGGGTTGATCTCGGAGAGGAACGTCTCGTTGTCGCCGAGGTAGATGCCTGCCTCCGAGTCGGCCGAGTGCTGCCGGTCCTCGGTGTCGATAAGAGTCTGGTCGCTGTCGAAGAAGTACTCGGCCTGATCGCCGATGTTCGTCACGCTCAGGTGTACGAGCACGAACTGGCCCTGCGCCTCCTCGCTGAGGAACTCGTCACCCACCTGCGCCACCCCGGTCTCGACCTCGGTGATGACGAACTCGAAGGTGCCGTCGCGTGCCGGGTCTCCGATGCCGGGAGTCTGTTCCGCGGCTTCGTCGGCGGGTTCGGCATCCGCTTCGTTGGCCGGCTCGTCGCCGGTATCGGCGGGTGTCGCGGCGGTGGACGGCGCCGGGTCGGCCTCGGGCTCGTCGGAACCACCACTGCTGAGTGCACTGAACACGATGATGAGTGCCACCAGCGCGCCCAGCACCGTGAGCACCTTGTGCCGGGCGAACCAGGACCGCTTCGTCGGCTCGGGCTGAGGTGGGCCGCCCTGGGCCGGGGGTCCGGTGGGGAATCCCGGCCCCGGCTGGCCCGGGCTCTGGTAGGAGCCGGGGCCCTGCGGAGCGTAGGAACCGGCGGGCGGGTACTGGCCGTCCGGGCCAGGTGTGTGCTGAGCGTTCATCTGGTGCCTCCATCGTGTGTCGGGTACGGCACCCAGCCAACGGCGTGTACCCGCTACACCACTTCCCCCGATCAGCTCGAGTGCCCTGGCTGATCGGCGGAGGAACTGCCACGCGAACCTGACCGGTCGGTGGTGCCCGCGTGTCGGTGGTCCGCCGTACGGTGCTCTCCATGTCCACGACCACTGAGCTGCCGGCGCGTCCGCCGTGGTGGCGTACGGCCCTGCTCGTGGTGACGTGCCTGTTCTTCACGGTGAGCAACGGGGTGTTCTCCGAGATCGGCTCCCAGCCCGAGGGACTGGCGGGGATCCTGCTGATCCCGTTGATCCTGGGGATCGGAGGGCTCCCGTTCCTGCTCCTCTGGCGGCACCGCGCGCCGTTCGTTGTTACCTGGGTCGCCGTGGCTGGCGGGGTCGTGCTGCCGCTGGGGGCGTCGACGGCGCTCGTCGCCCTCGCCTCTCTGATCGGCCGCCGTCGCGGACCGGCCGTGTGGTGGGCGGCCGGGGGTGTCGCTGTCACGGTGGCTGTCGCGGTCGCGCGCGACATCGTTGC
It encodes:
- a CDS encoding glycosyltransferase family protein, which gives rise to MSTAGSSRRIAFYSHDTQGLGHIRRNIELAAALVEADGGTDVLLITGAPEATALDLPPRTEVLALPTVGKDSDGGYAAGAFGLALSEVLRLRSRVIWAAIRSFAPDLLVVDKVARGLGGELDRTLRKLARSTRHRTQVVLGLRDVLDAPTVARREWREQGATAAVLGYYDQVWVYGDPAVYDPIAECGLPVGVAQRARFTGYLASGRGRGLHRAEAAEVNAAPVPPGNYVLCMVGGGQDGAELARSFVRSPLPLGHLGVLVSGPYLPPAARAEIERIAAERVEMTVYSFVPNTQELIDGARAVITMGGYNTVCEALSGSAPALVVPRERPRAEQLVRAERLHAIGALDMLPADDADPVGLGRWLATAVDRPPQPRRRIDLDGLRAVPTLAQSLLNRPELLDVLA
- a CDS encoding glycosyltransferase, which translates into the protein MSLHERGEPRIGYVLKMYPRFSETFILNEVLALEDLGVDLEIFSLRPPADGRFHEALAQVHAPVSYLPHHLRSAELWRVFGRARSSIPDLFAHLDDLLDASPDEAAAAVELAVQVRHRAITHLHAHFGSVATTVARLAARITGIGYSFTAHAKDIFHEEVDHADLRRKLAEAEFVVTVSDYNLRYLQERFGADADRVVRIYNGLDLRSFAYRPRTGEAELVVVAVGRLVEKKGFVHLIDAIAILAHQGAPMRLEIAGTGPEEAALRARVEEHGLNERVTFHGPLPQHQVADLLARAAVFAAPCVIGSDGNRDGLPTVVLEALALGTPCVATPVTGMSEAVLNDQTGLLVPEADPDALAGALQRLLDDTPSARRFAEAGRRLVEDRFDARRNAGELRRLMAAHHQRPIGAEAKVGVR
- a CDS encoding glycosyltransferase family 4 protein, with protein sequence MRRVVYVCTDPGIPVFGSKGASVHVRAVLRRLVAAGLEVDLITPRTGGDAPPDLAQVRVHLLPQVVGADPADRERSAQASEAGVAALLDTIADDGPIDLVYERYALWGRTSSAWAQRRGIRSILEVNAPLVHEHADHRGLVHRDGAEQVARQAIGRAGAVVCVTESVARWARSCTPTPERVQVIANGVDTHRITPSPAPPVPAATDPFTVGFVGTLKPWHGVDVLIDAMALLIHTDPSYRLLVVGHGPQAAALAERARGRAITGAVEFTGAVDPDEIAAMLRRMAVATAPYPPMRDCYFSPLKVQEYLAAGVPVVASRIGVLPEVLDDGRLGELVAPGDPDELAGAIASLRADAGRRAQLRRDAVQAARAHDWDHVVRRAVGLVGLTLPVRRDDDALV
- a CDS encoding ABC transporter ATP-binding protein, which produces MPSSDRRSMRRSLHGLRRTAGYLKPHLRAERTLLFGGSAALFAEVAMRLLEPWPLKFVLDGVIAASGARIGLDAPDNLPMVLVLACVALLVIVTLRAVAAYLMTLCFALAGNRLLTAMREQVYAHLQTLSMAFHDNARTGDLVTRVTSDVGRLKEVGVTAALPLLGNVITMVTMLGVVAVLDWQLALVMLAVLPLFVLTGARLSRKITGVSRTQRKAEGALASLAAETLAAMRVVQSYSLEDRMQAAFASNNVKTLKDGVKAKKLSAGLERRTDVLVGIATAGVLYLGATRVLAGALTPGELVVFLTYLKAAFKPMRDLAKYTGRIAQAAASGERLVDLLEERPRVVNQQWARSARPFLGDIQFTDVWLSYTTGHPVLRGLNLRIRAGERVAVVGPSGAGKSSVAMLLSRLRDPDYGQVRIDGHDLRDLTMESVRPQIAIVLQESLLFAMSIRENIAHGACDVTDEEIERAARLAGAHEFITALPDGYDTVVGERGATLSGGQRQRIAIARAAVRDAPIVVLDEAMTGLDQDTEQEVLAAMDRLTDGRTTIVITHDLAAAQNADRVIWIDGGLATDHGPPSQVLSRHAGEPGVISGPHRRDPREAYRAVRR
- a CDS encoding phosphotransferase enzyme family protein; translated protein: MLCDADRALIARETDLPALATVLDPERLQSWLGDRLGVEIHAQIRYLRYKPGTSCVAAVQVSGPSTCRTMVVTAYASGGFRKLAKSVNRAPAGALLAMDPSLSALVAAPAADRDLPALRLLSDDRLRPMLLRRVWGQHAQVEGTSLRELAYKPQRRWVGRLEMASGPVLVRAYRRGDLEAAAARIQALAGAPARTPRLLGTDRRRGFAAVEFLPGDAVPAVPDRASLAAAGRVLDTLHGHPANLPRHDARTDRAALNAVVRQLGIVLPEIGEEVVDVAHRTADELREDVPSVSLHGDLSLDQVIIDGGEAGLIDLDHACTGPAEADLASLLADAHVRGAGDVTDLFGGVVAGYRRPLDTDRLATYTALQLLRRAAEPFRRREEEWPERTRRVVDSAARVLRGGITALEAAK
- a CDS encoding phosphotransferase, producing MSTELLLPRLDRDLRSRGLTLVRAMPRDTGHALLEVRDQAGVSMAGQLFADPARARRVAAGTAPGSGLVSTVGELAVVQRDGADRRIGAAGPAAEPGARLVAHRPERRAVIEQRRGSATVYVKVVRPGRLDAVPWVSEHLHRAGVRVPQVLAHDSTSLTMAALPGATLHAVLGTPQTSTTAAYRAGRAVGRAIRRLHDVPVPGSGPVRHDHAAEVEVTRRWIGLARAYGVLPSVPTQLGASAGSLTEASEPVLLHRDLHDKQVVIDGSDVGLLDLDLLAVGDPALDVANLLVHLELRVGQGHTSAALARSCGTGLLRGYRISEAVHRRLPVYAQLTRLRLLAVYAFRPAGRKAARQVLTEPWRW
- a CDS encoding DUF4352 domain-containing protein, which produces MNAQHTPGPDGQYPPAGSYAPQGPGSYQSPGQPGPGFPTGPPAQGGPPQPEPTKRSWFARHKVLTVLGALVALIIVFSALSSGGSDEPEADPAPSTAATPADTGDEPANEADAEPADEAAEQTPGIGDPARDGTFEFVITEVETGVAQVGDEFLSEEAQGQFVLVHLSVTNIGDQAEYFFDSDQTLIDTEDRQHSADSEAGIYLGDNETFLSEINPGNTLEGIIVFDVPADATPAGIELHDSAFSGGVSVTLE